The Naumovozyma dairenensis CBS 421 chromosome 1, complete genome genomic interval GAATGTGGAGTCATCACCCTTACCCTTTGATGTATTACTGTAAGTTTTTGACGATAATGTACccaataattcatttgCTAATCTTTCCTTATTAGAAGTGGACTTCGAAAACTCAGTAATATTGTCATcttttttaattgatgaGTTTGATGTTTtccaattccaaaaatgaTTCTTTGCTACTTCAATTTGGTTGGAGGAATCATCATTAgtagaattattattttcacgTTTAAAATGAGAACGGAAGCTCCTTCTACCCCTTAAAATAGGTTTTGAATCCTTTTGAATAGTACCGTTTTGTACATTTTCCACCTCATTAAAatcctttttattttcttttttcaaaggaGAAGACGagaataaagaagatgatgaggaattattattatttgatttttgatGGAACGACTTGAAGAACCATTGCCTTGGTGAACCCTTCTGTTTAGTGtcattgtttttattattgctattgtcatttatattattaccattattatgatCATCGATAGTATCACTGAAAGTGAATTGACTTGTGGCTGAAGATAATTCTTCTCCATGATCTTGCTCTTGCCCAGGGCTTTGAatagatgaagaagataatgcTAATTCTGGAATATCTGTTTTAAAAAGTAATTCCTCAATATGCTCAGTTGGTGAAAGGGCCGGCATTTCTTACtgtttttgattttctaGATAGCTTACTATGATGCACTTGTTGCTAGTAAGATTAAAagaattttcaaaaaaatgtttctaAACAAAAAGGATTTTGTCGGTATATGCTGATTAGACTCTGTCAAAAACCCGACTAACCTTTATAGTCTCGACTTACCTAGCTTTCGTAAGTAGAccattaaaatattttgtgtCACACCCAGACGCTTCtttaaaataaattaagGGAGCCGGAATGTACGCGCCGTCGTCAAAATTGCCAAGCGTCTGCGAGAAAGAGCCAAATAGCCAAGGGGAAAAACGATGACCAGGTTCATGGATGTATAGCAGCCTTTGGTCAGACAGTATTATACTAAATAGTATTAGTAAGATTACTGGATTCTAcattattcatttcataAAAAGAAGTAAAAAGGGccttttttaaaaaaaaacaaaaattagaTATGTGCCTCAGTTAATTGAGCCATAATCTTAATTCTCTTCATCATGAATTAAATTAGTTATCTTTTGTGTGTTCATACTTGTAAAATTAGTAGCATCTTCATactcttcttcctcttcagcAGTAGTACGTTTACTATTTTCTTGGCCATCACCAAATATGAAAAACTGGATGAAAATAGTCAAATCTAAAAGCAAGGTTCCGGAACTCCCGATTAACCATGACGCGTTAACTAATAAGTATCTTGGATCCAATGAAACAACTAAAACTGAAATGATAAATAATGTATTACCCAAACATGcaaataagaagaaaagaaaagagacaCCATCAcatgattttcttttaaaattcaataagatTTGTGGGACCCTTGAACCTAAATATAAGACGGCACTCAAATAACCGAAGATTTGTGCCATTAGATCCATTTCCAATCTTGGTACTGTTGTTGAGGCTTTTGGTGACACTGAAGATGCTGTATCTCGCCTAGGGGGTAAAGTTGAGCAATACTGGATATACCATGAAAGAAAACCTGAAAATATCACCGAGTTTACAATTAAGAAGTTATGGATTGTTAAGTTACCGTTATTTCGTAGCTTCTTATTATTGTCATAAGTAAAATCTTGACTACCATGTTCCAAATCTGGAATAGTCAAGGCCCTTTCGATGGAATGTAACGAATTTAAAAGCGGCTCATTCTCATAATTACTGCCTTCTTCAGTATTACCATTACTGTTTTTGACAGCAAGTGTTTTGAATAGAGAATCTCGTTCTTGGTACCAAATACATTGAAACCAAAGTATTATATCTGCTATAGTATAATAGGCGGCTAATATAATCATCGTGCTTAATAATCTTTGTTTAATGGCGCCTAACCAATTGAAGATATCCCCTATTAACCATAATACTATAAATAACAAAGATAAACCTTCTGATGACTTCCTAATAAAATTCTCATAAATTTGAGGAAGAAATACAACGACCCAACAGGATATAGACATAAAGCCTGTTATTCCACTAATATTTTGGCGATTCCATTCTACTACGGCCAATCTCATTAATCAATTATTCTTGGTTATATGATCTGTAGTGCTAGAGGGGTATACGCTCCCTTTTGTAtgtattcttttcaataaaagCCCGTGAAGGATAGGTACTTTTTGacaataaattatttataagTGTTGTTAGATACTGGATGACCTAAGCGacttttcttttgtttgtAATCATTATCTTTACATTACAATACCCTTCTTATCTGAAGGCGTCAGATTATGTTTATATACCAAGTTCTATACTCCGATAGCCGAATTTCGGACATCTCCTCATCAAAATTGTAGTTTTACATCACATGAGATTAATGATTGAACTGTAACCCCTACAATATAAAAAACTTCAAGTTCGTACGGTCCTATAGTGTAGTGGTTATCACTTTCGGTTTTGATCCGGACAACCCCGGTTCGAATCCGGGTAGGACCTTTTTTTGCCATTATTAACAGATAATCATGATATAAACAATAAACAAGGACagatttgaatattatatggGTAACTAAATACATCATAAAGGATGAACCATTCTTTACTAGAACGTTGACGAGGACAAGAGGTATAGGCATCTTGATAGCagcttttctttttatccAATTGAGTGACCATCTGTTTTTTTACTGCTAGAGTTCTTCTCAGGAACAAATATGGATGTCTTAGATAATATCTTACAGGTTGGTGCTACTACCAAGAAACAACTAGACCAAGGAATACCTGAAGATGAACAAACTCGAGCTACTAATATAGGCTCTTCAGACATTTTCGAAACGTTTATTTCCGAATGTCACATTCCAGAATATCAGGCGAATACTAACCTGTGGAATGAATTGGAATCcttaaagaagaaaagacaAACCATTTCACACACTTTAAATGATGTAGTTCCGCCATTACGTGATTATATGACTAATTTTAAGACACAATTATCAGATTTTACAAGAGATTTAAGCTTTATTAGAGAAAAATCGTCCGAATTGGAACATTTATTAGAGTACAATGCTACCAAGTTATCGGCTATTAGCCCGCTTGTTAATGACTTGATTATACCAACTAATATAATTAAAGATATCCTTCATGGTAAGATAGATGAATCTTGGCAAGAGAACATCGCTTTTATTAGAGATAAGCAACAGATCTACGCCAAGTATAACTGCACATCAACGACAGGAACAGAAAATGACAGACGAACTTCAACGTTAACACCTCCAAAGGATTTTCAAACAATGTGTGAAATCTTAGAATGTTTAAAAGAGGTAATATTGGAAAGATCTAAAAAATTCAtagttttcaatattaagTCATTGAGAAGTCATCAACCAACTCCATCacaacaaattcaaaataaattattgaaattcaatGATGGTTTCCAATTCATCGTAGACAATAACTATTCCCTAGCTTTAGAATTGAGACAAGCCTATTCATATACAATGAGATGGTActataaagaatattttgcTCGTTATATTAGATCTTTAACCATCTTACAATTTAAACAAATCGACTCGCAATATTCTTTAGGTAATGGGTTAGCTAACGTCTCCATAATAGATCTAGCTAATCATACTACAAGCGCTAATACATCTCTACTGCCAACGTATTTGTCACCCACGTATCTTTATGGCTCTACAGCAATAACAGATGCAGCAATATCTGATTATTTCCAGATTAGGAAAAGATTATCCATATTATCGAAGGAGGATAATACAGTAATGGTTTCACAGATTGCTGAAAATATCCACACTAAAGACACATACATAGAAACAGGGTTTAAGAATCTAAATTTAGccatatttgataattgtTCAGTGGAatataatttcttgaagaaattctttaaaattagTGAAAACGAAAATGAACTTAACGGTATCCTTGAACAAATTTTCCAACCTACTTTAGATTTAGCAATGGAATATacaataaatcatttaCTCCAACAATCTTATGATATATTCGGTGTATTAATCAGTATACGTGTTGCAAATCAATTACAATTTGAAgccaaaaaatataagttACCTGTTATCACAAGCTATTTAAATgatcaattgattttaCTTTGGCCCAAATTTCAACAATTGATTGATTCTCAATGTGAGAATTTGAGGAAAGTTTCAATAACGAAAAATTTAACTAGTAAAAAACATAATAGTAATCTTTTAGCAAAACCACATGAGTTAACCGTTCAATTCGGGAAATTCTTATCAAGTTTATTATTGCTAGCGAAAAGAACCACTTATAAATCAGAGAATGCTAGCGTCAATTACAATGATAGTAATAGTACTGCTACCGATATGAATACCTCAaacgataataatgataacgacgatgacgatgatgctgatgatgatgatgatgatatgatCACAGATGAGCGTTCAGAACCGCTTTATAATTCCATTATAAGGATAAGGAATGACTTCGAAACTGTAATGACTAAGTGTAGCAAATCGACACAATCACCCGAACGGTTCCTATCGTTGAACTATTTATATCTTTACAACattttattgaaacaaaGGCTAGAAACACAAcatgatgaagatgatattaatgaGAAAAATGAGCAAGTAGAAAGTATTGATACCGAAAGTGAACGTATGCCTGATTTCGTTCCACTAATTCTGAAGGAAACAGAGAAGCATTTCAAGGCCTTAGTCGAGGCATATAGTAAGATTACGTAAAAAGGGACGACGGACTAAATATTCAAGTTCATTATAGACCATTATAACATTATTCCAAGATAATTAACATATGTAATTactttgtattatttttcttgtcaTTAAAAACCTTCCGGTACACCCTTGGCAGGAGTTTGTTTCGTATTCAGATAAATACCACCATTCTTAAACCCAAACCACTTATATGAGCCTGTTTCTGgttcttgtaattcttgaataatCTTGTATGCTTCCAAATCTGAATATGGTATACCATTTTTAGGATCAAAATATTGGCAGTCCTTATTTGTAATTAAACATTTTTTCCTCATACCGCTTGGTAAATAAATACCAGCTGGTGGCGctgttttcaaaatgatcTCTTTACTATTATCAGTTTGTACAGTAATTTCATGGGaaattttcttatcatACTCTCCAAAGGCGGGGAATTTATCAAGTATAGATAGGTCAGTATTCATCCAAAACACTTGTGGTTTTATCCCATCAGTCTCATCATTTTCAGATAAGgttgatttcaaaatagtCTCTACATTCAAAGATTTCTCACTACTATTAACGGGTTTACCAAATAACGTTGTATAGAGGTCTCCCGTATACTCAGTAGTGGTTTTGTATAACGTGACAAATTCCTTAGATACAAGCTGGTTAGGACCTTCGTAAATTATTTCATCCTCTATGCTGGTTTCGGATGTTGCCACTACTATATCATCTGATTCAAGTTCTTTTGGTACTTCTTCAATAGGTGTAGTTTCCTTTGAAGATTTTACTAACAATGTTGGATCATCCCTGCTGATAATGGCAATTTCAGGTGTAGAGGCAAACGATACTTGTTTCGTTATGTCTGACGCTTCCACAACAGAATGTTCTTTCGAGGGAGCTTTTAAGGCTTCAACGTTCGTTGGTTTATTTTCGTCATGGCCTCGCAACGAATGTGGAGACAATGCGCTCGTATCTTCcttattttcatctataACATGAGTATTGGGGAGATCGTCATTTATTTCCTTCATACTTGAGCTATCTTGACTTGAATCTGAACGAATAGCTTTAGTCATAGCCATTTCAAGGGATAAATCTTTAGAAATCTCATGACTAATATCTGGCGATACCTCTCTATCTGGAATTGGGTTGTTTTTATTGTGCACGGGGGCAGCTATACTTTctattgatttttctttattattagaatcaGGTCCCGAAAATTGTTCAGTCATCATCTCCTCATTTTTTGGTGATGAATCCCCA includes:
- the RTC2 gene encoding cationic amino acid transporter (similar to Saccharomyces cerevisiae YBR147W and YOL092W; ancestral locus Anc_3.105); the encoded protein is MRLAVVEWNRQNISGITGFMSISCWVVVFLPQIYENFIRKSSEGLSLLFIVLWLIGDIFNWLGAIKQRLLSTMIILAAYYTIADIILWFQCIWYQERDSLFKTLAVKNSNGNTEEGSNYENEPLLNSLHSIERALTIPDLEHGSQDFTYDNNKKLRNNGNLTIHNFLIVNSVIFSGFLSWYIQYCSTLPPRRDTASSVSPKASTTVPRLEMDLMAQIFGYLSAVLYLGSRVPQILLNFKRKSCDGVSFLFFLFACLGNTLFIISVLVVSLDPRYLLVNASWLIGSSGTLLLDLTIFIQFFIFGDGQENSKRTTAEEEEEYEDATNFTSMNTQKITNLIHDEEN
- the VPS52 gene encoding Vps52p (similar to Saccharomyces cerevisiae VPS52 (YDR484W); ancestral locus Anc_3.102), whose translation is MDVLDNILQVGATTKKQLDQGIPEDEQTRATNIGSSDIFETFISECHIPEYQANTNLWNELESLKKKRQTISHTLNDVVPPLRDYMTNFKTQLSDFTRDLSFIREKSSELEHLLEYNATKLSAISPLVNDLIIPTNIIKDILHGKIDESWQENIAFIRDKQQIYAKYNCTSTTGTENDRRTSTLTPPKDFQTMCEILECLKEVILERSKKFIVFNIKSLRSHQPTPSQQIQNKLLKFNDGFQFIVDNNYSLALELRQAYSYTMRWYYKEYFARYIRSLTILQFKQIDSQYSLGNGLANVSIIDLANHTTSANTSLLPTYLSPTYLYGSTAITDAAISDYFQIRKRLSILSKEDNTVMVSQIAENIHTKDTYIETGFKNLNLAIFDNCSVEYNFLKKFFKISENENELNGILEQIFQPTLDLAMEYTINHLLQQSYDIFGVLISIRVANQLQFEAKKYKLPVITSYLNDQLILLWPKFQQLIDSQCENLRKVSITKNLTSKKHNSNLLAKPHELTVQFGKFLSSLLLLAKRTTYKSENASVNYNDSNSTATDMNTSNDNNDNDDDDDADDDDDDMITDERSEPLYNSIIRIRNDFETVMTKCSKSTQSPERFLSLNYLYLYNILLKQRLETQHDEDDINEKNEQVESIDTESERMPDFVPLILKETEKHFKALVEAYSKIT
- the VPS72 gene encoding Vps72p (similar to Saccharomyces cerevisiae VPS72 (YDR485C); ancestral locus Anc_3.100); translated protein: MSDHEDDINQEFLITTRKRRSNAGNKLKSLLEQELQDLQIKTQQFDEDEIDLLFQEDADDEDFEARLQQEEEDTEQSEEGEHEGQKKSSKQSEKSTDYEEDEDLMLSESEDEEIEGSNNEDNEAGEKELQLQERLRKKKRISKQRAPPVIVRKRQIKPVSGEDEVLTIKKKRPSYDYINAETLLHTDRRTSKRSSVVANKLQVYAKLSKAEERRKEIQERIKKHKEAQKHHILTQEDRMRIALETEKSNILSLDKYKQQEITKKQSRLAMQQRQKMKFTPEDVILRTVSTSWIVTPNMEIDDKQYWDDQLQRRDKKKKKYPRRQTKKRIQKIEEQNLTPTTSETTAHSSNNGITEIKNEDASENAEGSVFIEEAKENQTSLGNGDSSPKNEEMMTEQFSGPDSNNKEKSIESIAAPVHNKNNPIPDREVSPDISHEISKDLSLEMAMTKAIRSDSSQDSSSMKEINDDLPNTHVIDENKEDTSALSPHSLRGHDENKPTNVEALKAPSKEHSVVEASDITKQVSFASTPEIAIISRDDPTLLVKSSKETTPIEEVPKELESDDIVVATSETSIEDEIIYEGPNQLVSKEFVTLYKTTTEYTGDLYTTLFGKPVNSSEKSLNVETILKSTLSENDETDGIKPQVFWMNTDLSILDKFPAFGEYDKKISHEITVQTDNSKEIILKTAPPAGIYLPSGMRKKCLITNKDCQYFDPKNGIPYSDLEAYKIIQELQEPETGSYKWFGFKNGGIYLNTKQTPAKGVPEGF